From a region of the Gossypium raimondii isolate GPD5lz chromosome 10, ASM2569854v1, whole genome shotgun sequence genome:
- the LOC105778311 gene encoding uncharacterized protein LOC105778311: MRRSTRRSSIGIGLGAEERFNSKPTGSFSTRFSLSSFVKRVEKLTDDQRTAIKKVGFGNLLLIPNQMLSKSLLVELMDRWNSEECGFMLLPGIVKITLMDVALILGIRVIGVPILLREDDAFSELETDYGAALWKRKITIASLESRLDLLGQVVNEDFVRTFILFTFGTILFPNANGKVDSRYLSFLKSLDDISRFAWGAAVLEDIFMWLNKRKESNVQYVGGCLILLQVWCYEHIDLARPELMECQSMFPRACRWESSKSHQRQWFAAKFREMQDCQITWHLQPTSEELQFDVINELLEVESSSIDNSSDDGSTIGVTGLEVESLEHNSCKVQGGKVINLKRSTVPQSIPEVQTMGFPSTSDASVAHEDCMEIPSECQNLQQLTSSQVVGLLQLESDAINTSKVQVQKEQEQSTASQHVREVETETMDFQSTTRASELHDEFVELSSRYQNSEKLTNFNVVGLHIESVESSTSKVEVLNGQEVNLNQSTWQHLTEVQREATAFPSMPCVSKLHMECGELSSQSHKADKFMSGKEDELMKRNQILEVENKELRKEVEALKLEIKQLKMHICCTNDLVTRLEGLVMDDIY; the protein is encoded by the exons ATGAGGAGATCCACGAGGAGATCTTCAATCGGGATTGGATTAGGAGCTGAAGAACGCTTCAATTCAAAGCCG acCGGAAGTTTTAGTACAAGATTTTCCTTGTCGTCATTTGTTAAACGAGTGGAGAAACTCACTGATGATCAACGAACTGCGATAAAGAAAGTTGGTTTCGGTAATTTGCTTTTGATACCTAACCAGATGCTGAGCAAGAGTCTGCTAGTAGAGTTGATGGACAGATGGAATTCTGAGGAATGTGGTTTTATGCTGCTTCCTGGTATTGTCAAAATTACACTGATGGATGTAGCTTTAATTTTGGGGATTCGCGTGATTGGTGTCCCTATACTGCTTAGGGAGGATGACGCCTTTTCTGAGCTGGAAACTGATTATGGAGCTGCTTTATGGAAGAGAAAGATCACAATTGCGTCACTTGAAAGTAGACTTGATTTGCTTGGACAAGTAGTTAATGAAGACTTTGTTAGGACATTCATACTCTTTACATTTGGCACTATTCTTTTTCCCAATGCAAATGGAAAAGTGGATTCCCGTTATCTTTCCTTCCTTAAAAGTTTGGATGATATCAGTCGCTTTGCGTGGGGTGCAGCTGTTCTAGAGGACATATTTATGTGgttgaacaaaagaaaagagtCAAATGTGCAGTATGTTGGAGGTTGTCTTATACTTCTTCAA GTATGGTGTTATGAGCACATTGACTTAGCCCGACCAGAGTTGATGGAATGCCAGTCAATGTTTCCTCGTGCATGCCGATGGGAAAGTAGTAAGTCCCATCAGAGACAATGGTTTGCTGCAAAATTCCGGGAAATGCAGGATTGTCAG aTAACGTGGCATCTTCAACCAACTTCTGAGGAGTTACAATTTGATGTTATCAACGAGTTATTGGAGGTTGAGAGTTCCAGTATAGACAACTCCTCAGATGACGGTTCAACTATTGGT GTTACTGGACTTGAAGTAGAATCACTCGAGCATAATTCCTGTAAAGTACAAGGGGGAAAAGTGATCAATTTGAAGCGGTCAACAGTGCCACAAAGTATACCAGAAGTGCAAACAATGGGGTTTCCTTCAACTTCAGATGCTTCGGTAGCACACGAGGACTGCATGGAGATACCATCAGAGTGCCAGAACTTGCAGCAATTGACTTCTAGCCAG GTTGTTGGTCTTCTTCAACTAGAATCCGATGCGATTAATACCAGTAAAGTACAAGTACAAAAGGAACAAGAGCAGTCAACAGCATCTCAACATGTACGGGAAGTGGAAACAGAGACCATGGACTTCCAATCAACAACACGTGCTTCCGAGTTACATGATGAGTTTGTGGAACTATCATCGAGGTACCAGAACTCAGAGAAACTGACTAATTTTAAT GTTGTTGGACTTCATATAGAATCAGTGGAGAGTAGTACCAGTAAAGTAGAAGTACTAAATGGACAAGAGGTTAATTTGAATCAGTCAACATGGCAACATTTAACAGAAGTGCAAAGAGAGGCCACGGCTTTTCCATCGATGCCATGTGTTTCCAAATTACACATGGAGTGTGGAGAGCTATCATCACAGTCCCATAAGGCAGATAAATTTATGAGTGGTAAA GAAGATGAATTGATGAAGAGAAACCAGATACTGGaagttgaaaataaagaattgaGGAAAGAGGTAGAGGCTTTAAAATTGGAAATCAAACAATTGAAAATGCATATCTGTTGCACAAATGATCTGGTGACCCGTTTAGAGGGACTTGTAATGGATGACATATACTAA